The Lysobacter gummosus genome includes a region encoding these proteins:
- a CDS encoding VOC family protein, translated as MASVRYIANEIDKSVAFYRDRLGFAVAKHNPGKFAELAREDLHLFLNAPGAGSAGKAGGSPQPGGWNRFMIVTDDLDGIIGELRKAGESFRGDIAQAGAGRQILLQDPSGNVVELFEYAKH; from the coding sequence ATGGCATCCGTTAGATACATTGCGAACGAAATCGACAAGTCCGTTGCGTTCTATCGGGACCGCTTGGGTTTTGCAGTCGCGAAGCACAATCCAGGAAAATTCGCCGAGCTGGCCCGCGAGGACCTGCATCTTTTCCTCAATGCGCCCGGAGCCGGCAGCGCCGGTAAGGCAGGGGGCTCTCCTCAGCCGGGCGGATGGAACAGGTTCATGATCGTGACAGACGATCTCGACGGAATAATCGGCGAGCTGCGCAAGGCTGGAGAAAGCTTCCGCGGCGACATCGCGCAGGCGGGAGCGGGACGGCAAATCCTGCTTCAGGATCCGTCGGGAAATGTCGTCGAGTTGTTCGAATATGCGAAGCATTGA
- a CDS encoding cyclase family protein — protein sequence MKLAHSLAGAALALALATAAGTAVASNAADVGRSPWGADDQIGRLNMITEQSRAAVLGRLRGGKVYDLATEYFVGMPSWQAAGDPHYQFWMTHTPRGTQVDDPMQVGAAMNAHTSYTGTAFSMYSHTGTHIDALNHFGIGGRIWNGFEADQHLGDRGWNKAGIEKFPPLIARGVLLDIAAAKGVDMLPDQYRITRQDLLAALEKQKTQLQRGDIVLIRTGRMKLFEKADAYIAQPPGLGIDAARYLVEEAGAMVVGADNLSLETFPSEVQGEYVPLHTYLLAQHGVPIIELIALDELSRDRVYEFAFIGGPLKIRGGDAAPLRPVAIPLR from the coding sequence ATGAAACTCGCCCACTCTCTGGCCGGCGCCGCGCTCGCGCTGGCCTTGGCCACCGCCGCCGGAACCGCCGTCGCCAGCAACGCCGCCGACGTCGGCCGCAGCCCTTGGGGCGCCGATGACCAGATCGGCCGGCTCAACATGATCACCGAGCAGTCGCGCGCCGCCGTGCTCGGCCGCCTGCGCGGCGGCAAGGTCTACGACCTGGCGACCGAGTACTTCGTCGGCATGCCGAGCTGGCAGGCCGCCGGCGATCCGCACTACCAGTTCTGGATGACCCACACCCCGCGCGGCACCCAGGTCGACGACCCGATGCAGGTCGGCGCGGCGATGAACGCCCATACCAGCTACACCGGCACCGCGTTCTCGATGTACAGCCACACCGGCACTCACATCGACGCGCTCAACCATTTCGGCATCGGCGGGCGGATCTGGAACGGCTTCGAAGCCGACCAGCACCTGGGCGATCGAGGCTGGAACAAGGCCGGTATAGAGAAGTTTCCGCCGCTGATCGCACGCGGGGTGCTGCTCGACATCGCCGCGGCCAAGGGCGTGGACATGCTGCCCGACCAATACCGCATCACCCGCCAGGACCTGCTCGCGGCGCTGGAGAAACAGAAGACGCAACTGCAGCGCGGCGACATCGTGCTGATCCGCACCGGCCGGATGAAGCTGTTCGAGAAGGCCGATGCCTACATCGCGCAGCCGCCGGGGCTGGGCATCGACGCGGCGCGCTATCTGGTCGAGGAGGCGGGGGCGATGGTGGTCGGCGCCGACAACCTGAGCCTGGAGACGTTTCCCTCGGAAGTGCAGGGCGAGTACGTGCCGCTGCATACCTACCTGCTGGCTCAGCACGGCGTGCCGATCATCGAGCTGATCGCGCTGGACGAGCTTTCGCGCGACCGCGTCTACGAGTTCGCTTTTATCGGCGGCCCGCTCAAGATCCGCGGCGGCGACGCCGCGCCGCTGCGGCCGGTGGCGATTCCGCTGCGTTGA
- a CDS encoding DUF3247 family protein — protein sequence MTQLADRVYTAPSDIGRLSLLIEGLPDEAQVDLVLIDGSRQVGVVTTRPSLQTFLDPAGNEGVNAVVRLDDPNIANRTRYLWLDEILEIRPIHTADRPFAR from the coding sequence ATGACCCAGCTCGCCGATCGCGTGTATACCGCACCCTCCGATATCGGCCGATTGAGCCTCCTGATCGAGGGATTGCCGGATGAGGCACAAGTTGATCTGGTGCTGATCGATGGAAGCCGTCAAGTCGGAGTGGTAACGACTCGTCCGAGTCTTCAGACCTTCCTCGACCCTGCTGGAAACGAGGGTGTCAACGCTGTCGTTCGATTGGACGACCCCAACATCGCAAACCGAACGCGTTACTTGTGGCTCGATGAAATTCTTGAGATCCGGCCAATCCATACTGCGGACCGGCCGTTTGCCCGCTAA
- a CDS encoding Hsp20/alpha crystallin family protein, with the protein MDQLFNDVFLRSTTTDESSVVTSQWVPLVDIQEENDKFVIFADLPGVDPKQIEVQMEKGILTIRGERRIDSRQSQSFARTERQHGTFHRRFALPDSADPEGISASGSNGVLEVVIPKRPETTPRRIPVGLVHNS; encoded by the coding sequence ATGGACCAACTGTTCAACGATGTGTTCTTGCGTAGCACCACGACAGACGAATCGTCTGTCGTCACGAGTCAGTGGGTTCCGCTCGTTGACATCCAGGAAGAGAACGACAAGTTCGTTATCTTTGCCGACCTTCCCGGCGTCGATCCCAAGCAGATCGAGGTCCAGATGGAGAAGGGCATCCTGACGATTCGCGGCGAGCGCCGTATCGATAGTCGCCAGTCCCAGAGCTTCGCGCGTACCGAGCGGCAGCACGGTACCTTCCATCGCCGTTTTGCTCTTCCCGACAGCGCGGACCCCGAGGGGATCTCGGCATCGGGCAGCAATGGTGTGTTGGAGGTCGTCATTCCCAAGCGTCCGGAAACGACGCCGCGGCGCATTCCGGTGGGCCTGGTCCACAATTCGTAA
- a CDS encoding cytochrome P450 — translation MERADPGVNIKGSVGESDIDVANGERRLGAIERRREIAEDIAGEVGRLTRAKEVALRPDTLLSDVGIDSLGSMELLGYIERKFGVAIPISTLLGSTSFDELVTKIEQLQGSAGAVDGKIHSAELLHPRAWDRKARATLLRDWRIAAPLFLIPGLNGTTYYLSSLCKALHTNRACIAFQMPGVDGLEPPLGSIEEIARRHVDEMRAIQPHGPYAIAGHSFGGVVAYEMAQMLAEQGQQVAPLMLLDSPNSESEDEALQDDEVMALFEVIGVYCRFSERPLKPIRAERLSGLPVDEQLQLLWSLLASYPTAAHVIATYRKGFVAMTRYRPRPYGGPVILFRSAEGFPAEAMHPERRVRSQFDSSTLGWGGLCADLRIVETPGDHFSMVMPPHSAELGAAMQEPLNTAADMLIDFDRLRPAAVVTKVGRALRVDGARVHFDPHHPDFREDPYPFLNQLREHTPIFQDALSQWWVTRHADVSAGLRNRLLSVDARAIDHVEGIGSESARPSALSSWFRNQDASALAQLYNKFLLFIDAPRHTVLRKVFSPSFSHESIRGLADCIDERVETLMADMRAKSQPDLMRDLALPLPVGIISLIYGVPDADSAQVTQWARDLAAGLDSGMSLQAMRKAERSAEEFTRYLHGHVQRLRKTPPHTPGGARLDVNDAIAQGITPDELVAHIAMSYLAGFETTTNSIGNGALALLRHPDQLERLRSDPGLAENASEELLRYDCPVMFVMRFALEDLEVAGQRIPRGSSITFMLASANRDPAAFHDPDRLDLARSARHHVAFSNGAHYCLGAPLARLELQRVFVALSRQRFQPVPGGLAWRDAYTFRALERFPIAWC, via the coding sequence ATGGAAAGAGCTGACCCGGGTGTCAACATCAAAGGTTCTGTCGGCGAGTCGGACATCGACGTCGCGAACGGGGAGCGGCGCCTGGGTGCGATCGAGCGTCGGCGGGAGATCGCCGAGGACATCGCCGGAGAGGTCGGCCGCTTAACTCGGGCGAAAGAGGTTGCGCTGCGGCCCGACACGCTTCTGTCCGATGTAGGAATCGATTCGCTCGGAAGCATGGAACTCCTCGGTTACATTGAGCGGAAGTTTGGTGTCGCGATCCCGATCAGCACCTTGCTGGGATCGACGAGCTTCGACGAATTGGTGACGAAGATAGAGCAACTCCAGGGCAGTGCCGGAGCTGTGGACGGCAAGATCCACTCGGCTGAGTTACTGCACCCACGGGCCTGGGACCGCAAAGCACGAGCGACCTTGTTACGCGACTGGCGGATCGCTGCGCCACTGTTTCTGATTCCTGGGCTCAACGGTACGACCTATTATTTGTCGTCCCTGTGCAAGGCTTTGCATACGAATCGGGCTTGCATCGCCTTTCAGATGCCGGGTGTCGATGGGCTGGAGCCCCCGCTGGGATCGATCGAGGAAATCGCGCGCCGCCACGTGGATGAGATGCGCGCGATCCAGCCGCACGGTCCCTATGCCATCGCGGGTCATTCTTTCGGTGGGGTGGTCGCCTACGAAATGGCGCAGATGCTGGCCGAACAAGGTCAGCAGGTGGCGCCGTTGATGCTGTTGGATTCACCTAACAGCGAATCGGAGGACGAGGCTCTTCAGGATGATGAGGTCATGGCGTTGTTCGAGGTGATCGGTGTGTACTGCCGCTTCTCCGAGCGTCCCCTCAAGCCGATTCGCGCCGAGCGCCTGAGTGGGCTGCCCGTAGATGAGCAGCTGCAACTCCTGTGGTCGTTGCTGGCTTCCTACCCGACCGCGGCTCACGTGATCGCGACTTATCGCAAAGGTTTCGTCGCGATGACGCGCTATCGCCCGCGTCCCTACGGCGGACCGGTGATTCTGTTCCGTTCGGCAGAAGGTTTTCCGGCTGAGGCCATGCATCCCGAGCGACGTGTGCGTTCCCAATTCGACTCATCGACCTTGGGATGGGGCGGGCTGTGCGCCGACCTGCGCATCGTGGAAACCCCGGGCGATCACTTCAGCATGGTCATGCCGCCGCATTCTGCCGAGTTGGGTGCCGCCATGCAGGAGCCGCTGAACACGGCGGCGGACATGCTTATCGACTTCGACCGTCTGCGACCTGCGGCTGTGGTGACTAAGGTCGGACGTGCCCTGCGGGTGGATGGGGCGCGTGTCCACTTCGATCCGCATCACCCCGATTTCCGCGAAGATCCGTATCCGTTCCTGAACCAGTTGCGCGAACACACGCCGATCTTCCAGGACGCCCTGTCGCAGTGGTGGGTGACGCGCCACGCAGACGTGTCTGCCGGCCTGCGCAACCGGTTGCTTTCGGTCGATGCCCGGGCGATCGACCATGTCGAGGGCATCGGCAGTGAAAGCGCTAGACCATCCGCGCTCAGCAGTTGGTTCCGGAACCAGGACGCATCGGCGTTGGCCCAGCTCTACAACAAATTCTTGCTGTTCATCGATGCGCCGCGGCATACAGTCCTTCGCAAAGTGTTCTCGCCATCGTTCTCGCACGAATCCATCCGCGGCTTGGCTGACTGCATCGACGAGCGCGTCGAGACATTGATGGCCGATATGCGTGCGAAGTCGCAGCCGGATCTCATGCGCGATCTGGCGCTTCCGCTTCCGGTAGGCATAATCTCGTTGATCTATGGCGTGCCGGATGCGGACTCGGCCCAGGTGACGCAATGGGCGCGAGACCTCGCTGCGGGGTTGGACTCCGGGATGTCCCTGCAAGCCATGCGCAAAGCGGAGCGGAGCGCCGAGGAGTTCACGCGTTACCTGCACGGTCACGTGCAGCGCCTGCGTAAAACGCCACCGCACACGCCAGGCGGCGCGCGCCTGGACGTCAACGATGCGATCGCGCAAGGCATCACGCCGGACGAACTGGTGGCGCATATCGCGATGTCCTATCTGGCCGGATTCGAGACCACCACCAACAGCATCGGTAATGGAGCGCTGGCATTGCTGCGTCATCCCGATCAGCTTGAGCGATTGCGATCCGATCCGGGGCTGGCCGAGAACGCCTCGGAGGAGCTGTTGCGCTACGACTGCCCGGTGATGTTCGTCATGCGCTTCGCGCTCGAAGACCTTGAGGTGGCCGGTCAGCGCATCCCGCGCGGGAGTTCCATTACTTTCATGCTCGCCTCGGCCAATCGCGATCCAGCGGCCTTCCACGATCCGGACAGACTCGATCTGGCGCGCTCAGCCAGGCATCACGTCGCGTTTTCCAATGGCGCGCACTACTGCCTGGGCGCTCCGTTGGCGCGGCTGGAGTTGCAACGCGTCTTCGTGGCGCTTTCCAGGCAGCGTTTCCAACCGGTACCGGGTGGGCTGGCGTGGAGAGACGCCTATACCTTCCGCGCGCTCGAACGATTTCCGATCGCATGGTGTTAG
- a CDS encoding H-NS family nucleoid-associated regulatory protein, with product MKIDVEKLSLSELNSLLNAAERRKQLISSRRPIASVRRTVIALAAQHGYTIDELYGDRPVAEIAGKKRAPRRKASKVAAKYRDPDNKRNTWSGRGRMPRWLAQKTKHGRSVADFLIPGLAKPTARKNSPIGRRTLIKQR from the coding sequence ATGAAAATCGATGTCGAAAAGCTCAGCCTGTCGGAACTCAATTCCCTTCTGAATGCCGCGGAGCGGCGGAAACAGCTGATATCCAGCCGTCGCCCCATTGCCTCGGTGCGTCGGACAGTGATCGCACTCGCCGCTCAGCACGGTTATACGATCGACGAACTCTATGGGGATCGGCCGGTAGCCGAGATCGCCGGCAAGAAGCGGGCTCCGCGGCGAAAGGCGAGCAAGGTTGCCGCCAAGTACCGCGACCCGGACAACAAGCGCAACACCTGGTCGGGCCGTGGGCGGATGCCGCGGTGGCTGGCCCAGAAAACGAAGCATGGCCGCAGCGTCGCTGATTTCCTGATCCCCGGCCTGGCCAAGCCGACCGCTCGCAAGAACAGTCCAATAGGCCGACGAACGCTCATCAAACAGCGCTGA
- a CDS encoding alpha/beta fold hydrolase has protein sequence MTVKSEDLFVEIEDVKLCYRVDGDPTHPPVLLIMGLNSQLIHWPQPLVDKLKEQHWVIRFDNRDSGLTRWRTGAPPADGYRLVDMAYDAIQLLNHLGIDNAHIVGASMGGMIAQRLAINYPARARSLCSIMSTTGNIWVGYAQPGVIAELIKEPPSDPEGAIDHVAALYALIGSDTYAAEEAPRRRALAEAAYKRSLDSNGGPAHPGGGARQVGAILLAGDRTKELNGLTLPTLVIHGNEDALIHISGGKATRDAIPGAEWLGDPEKGVEGMGHDLPQPLLDAIIAGIVAHLK, from the coding sequence ATGACGGTGAAGTCCGAAGACTTATTCGTTGAGATCGAAGACGTGAAACTGTGCTATCGGGTCGACGGCGACCCAACGCACCCGCCCGTGCTGTTGATCATGGGCCTGAACTCCCAGTTGATCCATTGGCCGCAGCCACTCGTCGACAAGCTGAAAGAGCAGCATTGGGTCATCCGCTTCGACAACCGCGACAGCGGCTTGACCCGATGGCGGACCGGGGCGCCGCCCGCCGACGGGTATCGCCTTGTGGACATGGCCTATGACGCGATCCAGTTGCTGAATCACCTTGGGATCGACAACGCCCATATCGTCGGGGCTTCGATGGGCGGCATGATCGCGCAGAGACTGGCGATCAACTACCCCGCGCGCGCGCGCAGCCTGTGCTCGATCATGAGCACCACCGGCAATATCTGGGTCGGATATGCGCAGCCCGGCGTCATTGCGGAGTTGATCAAGGAGCCGCCGTCCGACCCGGAAGGCGCGATCGATCATGTCGCGGCGCTGTACGCGCTTATCGGCTCGGATACTTATGCCGCAGAAGAGGCGCCGCGTCGTCGAGCGCTTGCCGAGGCGGCTTACAAGCGCTCGCTCGACTCGAACGGTGGCCCGGCCCACCCCGGCGGCGGCGCACGTCAAGTCGGCGCGATCCTGCTCGCAGGCGATCGTACGAAGGAGCTCAATGGCCTGACCTTGCCGACGCTGGTCATCCACGGCAACGAGGACGCGCTCATCCACATCTCCGGCGGCAAGGCCACGCGTGACGCGATCCCCGGGGCCGAATGGCTGGGGGACCCCGAGAAGGGTGTCGAGGGTATGGGGCACGACCTGCCGCAGCCGCTTCTCGACGCGATCATCGCCGGAATCGTCGCTCACCTCAAATAG
- a CDS encoding LysR family transcriptional regulator, with amino-acid sequence MDSLAPMRSFRRVVELGSFARAADDLALSAAGLSKQVRQLEARLGTVLLQRTTRRMSLTDGGRLYFTECCRLLDEIDALEQRMREGSERVDGLLRVNAPLSFGLCVLSPLLSRFLAEHAHLRLDLVLEDRVVDLVGEGFDVAVRLRAELEDSSLIARRLGRVEQLLCAAPDYLQRRGEPRTPQELCGHALLGYSLSQSPRAWRLQDTDGERDFALPAPRAAANNSLLLRDLLLDGHGIGSLPAFVARPQIAAGRLREVLPRHRQAPRQVHTVYATGRHLPAKVRAFLDFLAAHLPAALDGDG; translated from the coding sequence ATGGATTCCCTCGCCCCGATGCGCAGCTTCCGCCGCGTGGTCGAGCTGGGCAGTTTCGCCCGCGCCGCCGACGATCTGGCGCTGTCGGCCGCCGGCCTGAGCAAGCAGGTGCGCCAGCTTGAGGCGCGCCTGGGCACGGTGCTGCTTCAGCGTACTACCCGGCGCATGAGCCTCACCGACGGCGGCCGCCTGTATTTCACCGAATGCTGCCGCCTGCTCGACGAAATCGACGCGCTGGAGCAACGCATGCGCGAAGGCTCCGAGCGCGTGGACGGTCTGCTGCGGGTCAACGCGCCGCTGTCGTTCGGCTTGTGCGTGCTGTCGCCGCTGCTGAGCCGGTTTCTCGCCGAGCATGCGCATCTGCGCCTGGACCTGGTGCTGGAAGACCGCGTCGTGGATCTGGTCGGCGAAGGTTTCGACGTGGCGGTGCGGTTGCGCGCGGAACTGGAAGACTCCAGCCTGATCGCGCGCCGGCTCGGGCGAGTCGAGCAACTGCTCTGCGCAGCGCCCGATTATCTTCAGCGCCGCGGCGAGCCTCGCACGCCGCAGGAACTGTGCGGGCATGCGCTGCTCGGCTACAGCCTGTCGCAGTCGCCGCGCGCCTGGCGCCTGCAGGACACGGACGGCGAGCGCGACTTCGCGCTGCCGGCGCCGCGCGCGGCCGCCAACAACAGCCTGCTGCTGCGCGACCTGTTGCTCGACGGCCACGGCATCGGCAGCCTGCCGGCGTTCGTGGCGCGGCCGCAGATCGCCGCCGGGCGCTTGCGCGAGGTGTTGCCGCGCCATCGCCAGGCGCCGCGCCAGGTGCACACGGTCTACGCCACCGGCCGGCACCTGCCGGCCAAGGTGCGTGCCTTCCTCGATTTCCTCGCCGCGCATCTGCCGGCCGCGCTCGACGGCGATGGTTGA
- a CDS encoding DUF1552 domain-containing protein: MTHLYARRVFLRNLAVAASAASLGLPLFGCGGPRMSALAGGAKLKVVFFVVPDGLAVDSWTGNSFGDGQGLWHPTANSGDSTDFELRDVSAELTAYRAKSLYLRGLMLGEGNSGHNGWNVVLRDREAKLPSIDVILGLDPAMTGSNLTFRSLFSGPHAGIDGSPWFVSWSGANAIRTPERDPVLLHEAVFGLASRDVRAARSRGKHIFEPALADIRELRQRLSGAQKQKLDTQLDSIEQVMADMEGELPAPGECSVGTAPETHPIASAEFRTRVQAAHERVVANALACGVTRVATIQIARSAEQLNILDVTSAKNPHDCAHRYAGSQEWSGTRKWYARRAKLFMDELARYDDPDVSGDKLIDHTLVVVTSEMADGAPEHQIDMPLLLMGGASGLLRNGAGNGRCFNIAPQADRDHHTGNPVIGKRFVDMPRIWNTVAAACGIEPPYPGGVVTGIFNNVG; this comes from the coding sequence ATGACGCATCTCTACGCACGACGCGTTTTTCTGCGCAACCTCGCGGTCGCCGCCTCGGCGGCGTCGCTGGGCCTGCCCTTGTTCGGTTGCGGCGGTCCACGCATGAGCGCCTTGGCCGGCGGGGCGAAACTCAAGGTCGTGTTCTTCGTGGTGCCCGACGGCCTGGCGGTGGACTCGTGGACCGGCAACAGCTTCGGCGACGGCCAGGGTCTGTGGCATCCCACCGCGAACAGCGGCGACAGCACCGACTTCGAGCTGCGCGATGTCAGCGCGGAATTGACGGCTTATCGCGCGAAGTCGCTGTACTTGCGCGGGTTGATGTTGGGCGAGGGCAACTCGGGCCACAACGGTTGGAACGTGGTGCTGCGCGACCGCGAGGCGAAGTTGCCCAGCATCGATGTGATCCTCGGGCTCGATCCGGCGATGACCGGCTCGAACCTCACGTTCCGATCGCTGTTCTCCGGTCCGCATGCCGGCATCGACGGATCGCCATGGTTCGTGTCCTGGTCCGGCGCGAACGCGATCAGAACGCCGGAGCGCGACCCGGTGTTGCTGCACGAAGCGGTGTTCGGGCTGGCCAGCCGTGACGTGCGAGCCGCGCGGTCGCGGGGCAAGCACATCTTCGAACCCGCGCTGGCGGACATCCGCGAATTGCGTCAGCGCCTGTCGGGCGCGCAGAAGCAGAAGCTGGATACGCAACTGGACTCGATCGAACAGGTCATGGCCGACATGGAAGGCGAGCTGCCCGCGCCGGGAGAATGCAGCGTCGGTACCGCGCCGGAAACGCATCCGATCGCGTCCGCGGAATTTCGCACCCGGGTCCAGGCCGCGCACGAACGGGTCGTCGCCAACGCGCTGGCCTGCGGCGTTACCCGGGTGGCGACGATCCAGATCGCGCGCTCGGCCGAGCAGTTGAACATTCTCGACGTCACCAGCGCGAAGAATCCGCACGACTGCGCGCATCGCTATGCGGGTTCGCAAGAGTGGAGCGGAACGAGAAAGTGGTATGCCAGGCGCGCCAAACTGTTCATGGACGAGTTGGCCCGCTATGACGATCCTGACGTCAGCGGCGACAAGCTGATCGACCATACCTTGGTCGTGGTGACCAGCGAGATGGCCGACGGCGCGCCCGAGCACCAGATCGATATGCCGCTGCTGCTGATGGGCGGTGCGTCGGGACTGCTGCGCAATGGCGCCGGCAACGGCCGCTGCTTCAACATAGCTCCGCAGGCCGATCGCGATCATCACACCGGCAACCCAGTCATCGGCAAGCGCTTCGTCGATATGCCGCGAATCTGGAACACGGTGGCGGCGGCTTGCGGTATCGAGCCGCCTTACCCGGGCGGTGTAGTGACCGGGATATTCAATAACGTCGGTTAG
- a CDS encoding phytoene desaturase family protein has translation MASSDEPVVIIGAGLAGLSAAVHLARSGRKVTVLEASEAAGGCCSTSTVDGFTFNNGALYVAVPSVLKATFARLGIDFDSELSLVPIANPQRTVLDNGTAIHLSSADRSYVEGANARERTVSLRQGLDRLQKHWGPIYRTLVRDVLPAEPSLPHVIARLWKYLPRMHGSVERLISRYFADPDVQAAVASTLLYTGTAPARLPATQIIGFMALLEEGFHLPRGGMGMIPAALLRAAQTHSVAIRYGQRASKLWVAGGKLRGVELSTGELIESRHVVATCSGFELATRLLPEDAVPAALLKRARRSPLSHRAIAIQIGCDAIADDAFIVNHVPKMRDQGRMHTATPEVPRWLSFTNPTTTLPELAPQNKAVIEFFAPVSGIASASDWSRELTKQTVENFIEGLRQKLPALSIDTLRVLDPNTFATDRNLYEGALYGIAPGAAPGQFFPHSTRIQGLYLAGQTTFPGYGVPSAMLSGIQASDALLRDAGDTRPPSRSS, from the coding sequence ATGGCCAGCAGCGACGAACCTGTGGTGATCATCGGAGCCGGCTTGGCCGGCCTCAGTGCGGCCGTCCACCTTGCGCGATCGGGACGGAAGGTCACTGTGCTGGAGGCGTCCGAGGCCGCCGGCGGATGCTGCTCCACCAGCACGGTGGACGGATTTACGTTCAACAACGGCGCGTTATACGTCGCCGTGCCTTCCGTGTTGAAAGCGACGTTCGCCCGGTTGGGTATCGATTTCGATAGCGAGCTGTCCCTGGTTCCCATCGCAAATCCCCAGCGGACCGTTCTGGACAACGGCACTGCGATCCATCTTTCAAGCGCAGACAGGTCGTATGTGGAAGGCGCCAACGCAAGGGAAAGGACTGTCAGCCTGCGGCAGGGACTCGACAGGTTGCAGAAGCATTGGGGACCGATCTACCGGACCCTGGTCCGTGATGTTCTGCCCGCCGAGCCCTCGTTGCCGCACGTCATCGCCCGCCTGTGGAAATACCTGCCGCGCATGCACGGCAGCGTCGAACGGCTGATATCCAGGTATTTCGCCGATCCGGACGTACAAGCGGCCGTCGCCTCGACGCTGCTCTACACGGGTACGGCGCCTGCGCGCTTGCCCGCCACGCAGATCATCGGGTTCATGGCGCTGCTGGAGGAGGGCTTCCATCTGCCGCGCGGCGGCATGGGCATGATTCCCGCAGCGCTGCTTCGGGCTGCCCAAACGCATTCGGTGGCGATTCGCTATGGACAGCGGGCGAGCAAACTGTGGGTAGCCGGCGGAAAACTGCGCGGTGTTGAATTATCGACCGGAGAACTGATTGAGTCGCGCCATGTCGTCGCCACCTGCTCCGGGTTCGAGTTGGCGACACGGTTGTTGCCGGAAGACGCGGTTCCTGCCGCGCTGTTGAAAAGGGCCCGGCGTTCGCCGCTGTCGCATCGGGCCATTGCGATACAGATCGGCTGCGACGCCATCGCCGACGACGCTTTCATCGTCAACCATGTTCCGAAGATGCGCGATCAGGGGCGGATGCACACGGCGACCCCGGAAGTGCCCCGGTGGCTCTCATTCACCAACCCAACCACAACGCTTCCGGAACTGGCTCCCCAGAACAAAGCGGTCATCGAGTTCTTCGCGCCCGTAAGCGGCATCGCATCGGCGTCGGACTGGAGCCGTGAGCTGACGAAGCAAACCGTGGAAAACTTCATTGAAGGACTCAGGCAGAAGCTCCCGGCGTTGTCGATCGATACCTTGCGCGTGCTGGACCCGAACACCTTCGCGACAGATCGTAACCTCTACGAAGGCGCGCTGTACGGCATCGCGCCTGGCGCGGCTCCGGGACAATTCTTTCCCCATTCCACGCGCATTCAAGGCCTGTATCTGGCGGGTCAAACCACGTTTCCGGGCTATGGAGTGCCGTCCGCCATGTTGTCCGGGATCCAGGCTTCGGATGCACTGCTGCGTGATGCAGGTGATACGCGTCCGCCGTCTCGATCAAGCTGA
- a CDS encoding DUF4189 domain-containing protein produces the protein MSSRRYGWTLASTLTLIGMIGMSWGNIARAQCPAGIPNNPGCIPPNAWPQNQPRPAAPAIPSPPPPPRDFVLKAYGAFAYAPQTGAIGHSNDPRWQLPSQENGITAVEHISKRSAERAALDRCVEKGGGKSCKIIANYRNECAAFMVGTGMPGAPSTNAATGAGGLAGGRIYVGRGASKIDAQRASQALCSAESAQCAPGWADCVKDFSTKD, from the coding sequence ATGAGCAGCAGACGATACGGTTGGACGCTGGCGAGCACTCTGACGCTAATCGGCATGATTGGCATGTCCTGGGGAAACATCGCGAGGGCGCAATGCCCCGCGGGCATTCCCAACAACCCCGGCTGTATCCCGCCCAATGCCTGGCCGCAGAACCAGCCGAGGCCGGCAGCACCCGCCATCCCTTCACCGCCGCCACCGCCTCGCGACTTTGTGCTCAAGGCTTACGGCGCCTTCGCCTATGCTCCCCAGACCGGCGCGATTGGCCACAGCAACGATCCGCGTTGGCAGCTTCCGTCGCAGGAAAACGGGATCACGGCGGTCGAGCATATAAGTAAACGTAGTGCCGAACGCGCTGCGCTCGATCGATGCGTGGAAAAGGGTGGCGGCAAGAGCTGCAAGATCATCGCCAATTACCGCAATGAGTGTGCGGCGTTCATGGTCGGAACCGGCATGCCTGGCGCCCCCTCGACAAACGCCGCTACTGGCGCTGGCGGCCTTGCCGGTGGACGCATCTATGTCGGTCGTGGCGCAAGCAAGATCGACGCCCAGCGCGCGAGCCAAGCGCTATGCTCGGCTGAATCGGCGCAATGCGCGCCTGGCTGGGCAGACTGCGTCAAGGATTTCAGCACGAAGGATTAG